The Pyrococcus kukulkanii genome contains a region encoding:
- a CDS encoding tRNA (cytidine(56)-2'-O)-methyltransferase: MIVVLRLGHRPERDKRITTHVALTARAFGADGVVIISEEEDEKVKESVEDVVRRWGGPFFIEFDRSWKHRIREFKGVKVHLTMYGLHIDDVIDELKDKLKEGQDFMVIVGAEKVPREVYELADYNVAIGNQPHSEVAALAVFLDRLLEGQGLRKEFKNAKLKIIPQARGKKVVEVKGDAEQAKANN, from the coding sequence ATGATAGTGGTTCTGAGGCTTGGCCATAGGCCGGAGAGGGACAAAAGGATAACGACCCACGTAGCTCTAACTGCTAGGGCTTTTGGGGCCGATGGGGTAGTTATAATAAGTGAAGAGGAGGACGAGAAAGTAAAAGAGAGCGTTGAGGATGTAGTCAGGAGATGGGGAGGACCATTCTTCATAGAATTTGATAGAAGCTGGAAGCACAGGATTAGGGAGTTTAAAGGTGTTAAAGTACATTTGACCATGTACGGCCTACACATAGATGACGTTATTGACGAGCTTAAAGATAAGCTGAAGGAAGGCCAGGACTTCATGGTCATAGTTGGAGCCGAAAAAGTCCCAAGAGAAGTTTACGAGTTGGCTGACTATAACGTTGCCATAGGAAATCAGCCCCACAGCGAGGTTGCAGCTTTAGCCGTCTTCCTCGATAGGCTCTTAGAGGGGCAAGGGCTCAGAAAGGAGTTTAAAAACGCAAAGCTGAAGATAATCCCACAGGCGAGGGG